A single genomic interval of Bacillota bacterium harbors:
- a CDS encoding phage integrase N-terminal SAM-like domain-containing protein, which produces MFNISKELELYFELKGTPASSRESYARRVIAFNEFLQARDKSPDEAVTRDVQEYILYLKQKKGLSAGTINTYISSIRFFFIHVLGKDWDKNRIPRMRRVRKL; this is translated from the coding sequence ATGTTTAACATCAGTAAGGAGCTCGAGTTATACTTTGAGTTAAAGGGAACGCCAGCGTCCTCTCGAGAGTCATATGCTCGCCGGGTAATCGCATTCAACGAGTTCTTGCAGGCAAGGGACAAGAGCCCGGACGAAGCCGTGACAAGAGATGTTCAAGAATACATCTTGTACCTCAAGCAGAAGAAAGGGCTATCCGCCGGAACTATCAACACCTACATTTCTTCAATTAGGTTTTTCTTCATACACGTGCTAGGCAAGGACTGGGACAAGAACAGGATCCCTCGGATGAGAAGAGTACGTAAGCTCC